The window TCAAGCGGGCTAGGGAGATAATCTATCACAGCATCAAGTAATGGCTGAACACCCTTGTTTTTAAATGCGCTGCCACAAAGAACAGGAAAGAATTCCATCTTGATAGTACCCTTACGGATACCAGCCTTAAGCTCAGCCTCGCTGAACTCCTCGCCAGCAAGATATTTCTCCATTAAAACATCATCTACCTCAGCTACGGACTCGATTAGATAATCGCGCGCCTTGTTCGCCTCGGCCCTGAGCTCCTCTGGAATGTCTGTAACTTCAAACTTAGCGCCCTTAGCCTCATCCTTGTAAAGGATGGCCTGCATCTTAACAAGATCAATGACACCAAGGAAATCACTCTCAGCTCCTATAGGGATCTGAATTGGAACACCCTTTGCACCAAGCTTCTGACGGATAGAAGCTATAGTACCTGCAAAATTAGAGCCGGTACGATCCATCTTATTGATAAAGCAGAAGCGTGGCACATTAAACTTGTTAGCCTGGCGCCATACTGTCTCTGACTGTGGCTCAACACCGCTCACTGCATCAAATACAGCAACAGCACCATCTAGTACGCGTAAGCTGCGCTCTACTTCAATCGTAAAGTCTACGTGACCAGGGGTATCGATGATATTGATCTGATGTTCTGGCAGGTCCTCATTCGAGCCCTTCCATGAACATGTCGTTGCAGCAGAGGTGATGGTAATTCCCCGCTCCTGCTCAAGCTCCATGTAATCCATGGTAGCAGCGCCTTCGTGCACTTCACCGATCTTATAGTTAATTCCTGTGTAGAACAGAATACGTTCCGTGGTCGTGGTTTTGCCAGCATCAATGTGGGCCATGATGCCTATGTTACGAACCCTATTTAAATCTCTCTTAACCACGATTAATCTCTCCTAGTCGGACATCTATCTACGGGAATCTATGCTACGTTTATTACCATTTAAAGTGCGCAAATGCCTTGTTAGCATCCGCCATGCGGTGAGAATCTTCACGCTTCTTTACAGCTGCACCACGATTCTGAGTCGCGTCGAGTAGCTCGTTTGCGAGGCGATCGGCCAAAGTGCGCTCACTCCGCCCAGCAGCAGCCTCTTTCAACCAACGCAAAGCAAGCGACTGTGCACGCTCTGCACGAACCTCTGTTGGAATCTGATAGGTTGCTCCGCCAACTCGGCGCGAACGAACCTCTACCGATGGCTTCATGTTATTGAGCGCCTTATGGAAGCCCTCTATTGCATCTGCGCCGGTCTTCTTTGCGATCTGATCAAGAGCTAGGTAGAGCGCCTTTTCCGCGGTAGCCTTCTTGCCACTATCCATAATTATGTTTATGGCTTTGCCAACAACTTGATCGCCAAACCGTGGGTCTACCTGAACATGTCGCTTATAATCGCGCTTTTTTCGTGACATAGCATCCTCTTACGAAAACTTACTTAGGCCTCTTGGCGCCATATTTAGAACGGCTCTGCTTTCTGTCCGCAACACCATGCGCCTCTAACTTGCCGCGCACGATATGGTAACGAACTCCAGGAAGATCCTTTACACGACCTCCGCGGATAAGAACTACTGAGTGCTCCTGAAGATTATGTCCGACTCCGGGGATGTAACTTGTTACCTCCATGCCGGTTGTCAAACGCACACGAGCAACCTTACGAAGCGCTGAGTTAGGCTTCTTTGGTGTCTGAGTATAAACACGGGTGCATACTCCACGCTTCTGTGGGCAACGTACGAGCGCTGGAGACTTGCTCTTGGCTCGCTTCTGGCGACGTCGATTTCGAACTAACTGATTAATCGTTGGCATTTGCAGCCTTGCCTCTTAACTTGATCGAATAATAATCGCTAATAACTGAATACACTTCCACGCCCGCAACTACCCTTTTCAGAGAAGCTGCACACCCGTATTAACAGGTGTTTAATGCGAGGCGCAGTGAGTACCATATTTCGCGCGGAATTCAAATACCTCTAGCCCTTAAAGGGGTAGAAGTAACTCGATATTCACGCTAAAAGCGAAAATATATCGCACCTAATAATGTAACTTTCTATGTTTTTCCCCGATCAGAATGGTTTTGCCGACACACCGCACCGAGCGTAAAAGCTAGGTGCAGAGACTCGACCCTTCTGACAACTCTTCCGCAAAGATGATACCGATCGGGAACGGTAGCGCATCTTCCGTAAACCATTAAGAAACTGCCCTTAACGAACTACAGCGCATCCACTTGGCAGCCTGATTTGAGCAGGTTACGCAAACGGAAACAACGGCGAAAACTCGTTGCTCGACGTAAGTATCATGCACCCTATAGTGAGTCAAGGTTTGGGCCCTTAAATGCCCCCCTGAGTTTGCTATTCACACCAGTATAAGCTTGTTGCTGGTTAAACAGATGATTCCGCTGCCAATAAAGAAGGGGCGCACCTCATTTAAGAGATACGCCCCTCCTTCCAGAATCTGGCCCTCTTCTTAGAAAAGTCCCTGTAGACTCTCAAGTGAGCTCGGTCCAACCCTGTAGCTCTCCTGCTGCTTCTTGGTCTCGAGCTCTTCGCCCTCAACCAGAACCTGCCTAGTGTGGTAAATCGATACCCCTGAACCTGCTGGAATCAGCCGACCCATGATAACGTTCTCCTTTAGACCACGCAGATAATCGACCCTACCGGATACAGCGGCCTCTGTAAGCACCTTAGTGGTCTCCTGGAAGCTAGCTGCCGAGATAAACGAATCGGTCGAAAGCGCTGCCTTAGTGATACCAAGGAGCAACGGCTCATAGTTGGCCGGCTGGCCACCTTTAGCAACTACCCTTTGATTCTCTTCGAGCACTCTCAGACGATCAATATTGTCACCAATAAGGAACCTACTATCTCCAAACTCGCTTATCTTGACCCTTCTAAGCATCTGACGAACGATAACCTCAATGTGCTTATCATTGATGCGCACGCCCTGCAGACGGTAAATCTCCTGTACTTCGTTTACTAGGTAGCCAGCCAACGGCTTAACACCTTCGATCCGAAGGATGTCGTGCGGATTAACCGCTCCGTCGGTAAGAACCTCACCAGCCTTAACACGATCTCCCTTCTGTACAGAGATATGCTTGGTCTTGGCAACAAGGTACTCACGCGCCTCTCCGAAATCAGGAGTAAGAACGATCTTACGCTTACCGCGAGAATCCTCTCCGAAGTCAACAATGCCATCGACATCGCTGACAACTGCTGGATCCTTCGGCTTACGGGCCTCAAGCAGCTCTACTACTCGTGGAAGACCACCAGTAATATCCTTGGTCTTCGTCGTAGCACGCTCTCTCTTCGCGATAACGTCACCGGCGTCGATGTCTGAGTTGTGCTCGACAACTAGACGAATACCTACCGGCAAGTTGTACACACGAGTGTCACCGCTCTCGCCGTGGATCACTAGACGTGGACGGAGATCGCTGCTCTTGTCCTTAGCCTGAACTATTTCACGCTCTACGAATCCGGTGCGCTCATCTGTGCGCTCCTCCATCGTATACTCGCTTACATCAACCCACTCAACGCGCCCTGCAAGCTCGCTCAAGATAGGAATCGTAAAGGGATCCCATTCGCTCAAGAGCGCGCCGGCCTTAACTTCCTGCCCATCCTCTACACGCAGACGAGCTCCGTATACAAGCTGGTGACGCTCACGCTCACGGCTATCAGTATCATCAATGATGACTATCTCGGTCTTGCGGCTCATTACAACGGATGTTCCGTCACGACGGCGAGCTAATCGAGCTCCCTCAAGCTTAACCTTTCCAGCATAACGCGACTCAAGTGAAGTAGACTCCGCTCGTCCAAGCGCAGCACCTCCGATATGGAACGTTCTCATGGTGAGCTGCGTTCCAGGCTCTCCGATCGATTGAGCTGCAATAACTCCAACAGCCTCTCCGATGTTTACGAGATGTCCGCGTGCAAGATCACGACCGTAACACAACGCGCACACTCCACGCGTAGCCTCACAGGTTAGCACGGATCGAATAAGTATCGTATCGAGCCCAGCTGCCGAGATCTTGGCTGCCAAGTCCTCATCGATCTGCTGGTTACGCCCGACAAGGATGTCGTTCGTAACTGGATCACGCACATCCTCTGCGGCTACACGCCCAAGGATGCGATTCGACAACGACTCGATCTCCTCTCCACCCTCAATAAGGGCTGAGATCTCAAGAGCCTCTACCGTTCCGCAGTCTACCTGAGAAATAATACTGTCTTGAGCGACATCTACTAACTTACGTGTAAGGTACCCTGAACTCGCTGTCTTTAGCGCCGTATCCGCCAGACCCTTACGAGCTCCGTGCGTTGATACGAAGTACTGAAGAACGGTCAGTCCCTCTCTGAGATTGGCCTTAATCGGCTGCTCAATGATAGATCCGTCCGGCTTAGCCATCAGACCCCGCATTCCACCCAGCTGACGAATCTGCTGACTGGAACCACGCGCACCTGAATCGGCCATGATAAAGATCGGATTGAATGATGGTCCACGCTTGATCTCACCAGACTCGCTCTTAAACTCTGTCGACGAGATGGTCGCCATCATGTCTTCAGCTATTCTGTCACCAACATCTGACCAGATGTCGATAACCTTGTTATAGCGCTCTCCAGAGGTAACAAGACCTTCACGATACTGGTTGTCGATCTCAGCAACCTTTGAATCAGCGTCTCTGAGAAGTGGCTTCTTACCTTCCGGTATCACCATGTCCTGAACACCGATAGAGATTCCCGAAATAGTAGCGAAGTAATAACCGTTATCCTTGAGCTTATCAGCCAACAACACGGTCGCCTTATTACCAGCAATACGGAAACACTCATCAATAAGCTGCGATATCTCCTTCTTCTTCATGACCTTATTAAAGTTCGAGAACGGGAGAACTCTAGGGCAGAGATGATAAAGCAACGAACGACCTACGGTTGTCGCAATGAGCTCGCCATCAATCCTGCACCGAATCTTGGCCTGAAGATGGGTCTCGCCTGACTGCCAAGCCAACCATACTTCATCAGTGTTCGAGTAAACTTTATTCTCTCCTAGAGCAAAGGGGCGCTCCCTAGTCATATAGTAAAGCCCAAGAACGATGTCCTGCGAGGGCACTATAATCGGTTTTCCGTTCGCTGGACTTAGGATGTTATTGGTAGACATCATAAGCACGCGAGACTCAACCTGAGCCTCTACAGAGAGCGGAACGTGAACGGCCATCTGGTCACCGTCGAAGTCGGCGTTAAACGCCGTACAAACAAGGGGGTGAAGTTGAATAGCCTTTCCTTCTATTAGTATAGGCTCAAAGGCCTGAATACCAAGACGGTGGAGCGTTGGAGCTCGGTTCAAAAGAACAGGATGCTCACGGATAACCTCATCGAGGATATCCCAAACAACCGGCTTCTCTTTTTCAACCATCTTCTTGGCGCTCTTGATCGTAGTTACATAACCACGCTCTTCGAGCTTGTTGTAGATAAAGGGCTTAAAGAGCTCTAGAGCCATCTTCTTAGGAAGACCGCACTGGTGCAACCGTAGCTCAGGACCAACCACGATTACCGAACGACCGGAATAGTCGACACGTTTACCGAGCAGGTTCTGACGGAAACGACCACCCTTTCCCTTGAGCATATCGCTCAACGACTTAAGTGGACGCTTGTTCGGGCCGGTGATAGTTCTACCACGACGTCCGTTATCAAAGAGCGCATCAACCGACTCTTGAAGCATACGCTTCTCGTTACGGATGATAATATCTGGAGCATTGAGCTCAAGCAGTCTCTTAAGACGGTTATTTCTATTTATCACACGACGGTAAAGATCGTTCAGATCCGAGGTAGCAAAACGACCACCATCGAGCGGAACAAGGGGACGCAGATCCGGTGGAATAACCGGAACTACGGTCAGGATCATCCACTCAGGACGGTTGCTACTCTGCTGGAATGATGTCAGCACCTTAAGACGCTTAGAAAGCTTCTTCTTCTTAGCCTCGGAGGTAACCTCCTTGATCTCTTCACGCAGCTCTGCGCAGAGTGGGTCAACATCTATAGCCTTGAGCAGGCTCAATACAGCCTCGGCACCCATGCCGGCATCGAAGCCCGCGCCGAACTCCTCACGAGCCGTACGGAATTCACGCTCAGTGAGTAACTCGCCCATTTTTAGATTGGTCTTGCCAGAATCGGTAACGATATAGCTCTCAAAGTAGAGCACCTTCTCGAGATCACGCAACGTAAGGTCGAGGATGTTACCGATACGGCTCGGCAAGCTCTTGAGGAACCAGATATGAGCAACTGGACACGCCAGATCGATATGCCCCATACGCTCACGTCGAACCTTCGACTGAATTACCTCAACACCGCACTT is drawn from Pseudomonadota bacterium and contains these coding sequences:
- the rpsG gene encoding 30S ribosomal protein S7 — encoded protein: MSRKKRDYKRHVQVDPRFGDQVVGKAINIIMDSGKKATAEKALYLALDQIAKKTGADAIEGFHKALNNMKPSVEVRSRRVGGATYQIPTEVRAERAQSLALRWLKEAAAGRSERTLADRLANELLDATQNRGAAVKKREDSHRMADANKAFAHFKW
- the rpsL gene encoding 30S ribosomal protein S12, which produces MPTINQLVRNRRRQKRAKSKSPALVRCPQKRGVCTRVYTQTPKKPNSALRKVARVRLTTGMEVTSYIPGVGHNLQEHSVVLIRGGRVKDLPGVRYHIVRGKLEAHGVADRKQSRSKYGAKRPK
- the rpoC gene encoding DNA-directed RNA polymerase subunit beta' → MDDLFSLFERPKNPIKFNAMKIALASPERIRGWSFGEVTKPETINYRTLKPERDGLFCAKIFGPVKDYECICGKYKRLRHRGVVCEKCGVEVIQSKVRRERMGHIDLACPVAHIWFLKSLPSRIGNILDLTLRDLEKVLYFESYIVTDSGKTNLKMGELLTEREFRTAREEFGAGFDAGMGAEAVLSLLKAIDVDPLCAELREEIKEVTSEAKKKKLSKRLKVLTSFQQSSNRPEWMILTVVPVIPPDLRPLVPLDGGRFATSDLNDLYRRVINRNNRLKRLLELNAPDIIIRNEKRMLQESVDALFDNGRRGRTITGPNKRPLKSLSDMLKGKGGRFRQNLLGKRVDYSGRSVIVVGPELRLHQCGLPKKMALELFKPFIYNKLEERGYVTTIKSAKKMVEKEKPVVWDILDEVIREHPVLLNRAPTLHRLGIQAFEPILIEGKAIQLHPLVCTAFNADFDGDQMAVHVPLSVEAQVESRVLMMSTNNILSPANGKPIIVPSQDIVLGLYYMTRERPFALGENKVYSNTDEVWLAWQSGETHLQAKIRCRIDGELIATTVGRSLLYHLCPRVLPFSNFNKVMKKKEISQLIDECFRIAGNKATVLLADKLKDNGYYFATISGISIGVQDMVIPEGKKPLLRDADSKVAEIDNQYREGLVTSGERYNKVIDIWSDVGDRIAEDMMATISSTEFKSESGEIKRGPSFNPIFIMADSGARGSSQQIRQLGGMRGLMAKPDGSIIEQPIKANLREGLTVLQYFVSTHGARKGLADTALKTASSGYLTRKLVDVAQDSIISQVDCGTVEALEISALIEGGEEIESLSNRILGRVAAEDVRDPVTNDILVGRNQQIDEDLAAKISAAGLDTILIRSVLTCEATRGVCALCYGRDLARGHLVNIGEAVGVIAAQSIGEPGTQLTMRTFHIGGAALGRAESTSLESRYAGKVKLEGARLARRRDGTSVVMSRKTEIVIIDDTDSRERERHQLVYGARLRVEDGQEVKAGALLSEWDPFTIPILSELAGRVEWVDVSEYTMEERTDERTGFVEREIVQAKDKSSDLRPRLVIHGESGDTRVYNLPVGIRLVVEHNSDIDAGDVIAKRERATTKTKDITGGLPRVVELLEARKPKDPAVVSDVDGIVDFGEDSRGKRKIVLTPDFGEAREYLVAKTKHISVQKGDRVKAGEVLTDGAVNPHDILRIEGVKPLAGYLVNEVQEIYRLQGVRINDKHIEVIVRQMLRRVKISEFGDSRFLIGDNIDRLRVLEENQRVVAKGGQPANYEPLLLGITKAALSTDSFISAASFQETTKVLTEAAVSGRVDYLRGLKENVIMGRLIPAGSGVSIYHTRQVLVEGEELETKKQQESYRVGPSSLESLQGLF